A window from uncultured Desulfobacter sp. encodes these proteins:
- a CDS encoding branched-chain amino acid ABC transporter substrate-binding protein has protein sequence MKKFLFAMGSLLTVCLTLTFGTQKAEARPIKLGVAGAHSGDLASYGLPSVNAAKLVVEKINANGGILGRQVELFIEDDACKPEIAGNTAMKLVSEGVDVVMGHICSGATKAALGIYKDAKIVTMSPSATNPDLTLSGEYPNFFRTIPHDAKQAQLQVQFATQTLKVKNVVILHDKGDYGKGQAELAQKYFKEAGVNILLFEGVTPGAVDYSAIVTKVEKAKPDLVVWGGYHPEASKIVTLMRKQRMDTLFMGADGVKDDTFIKVAGKYAEGVYATGPMDISGNPMAKTAKEEHQKEFGSDPGAFFDAAYAATQALLNAIEKAGSTDYDKVVQALRTEYVETPLGKIRFDENGDATGIGFSVYKVVNGQFVEEK, from the coding sequence ATGAAAAAATTTTTGTTTGCAATGGGTAGTCTATTGACTGTTTGCCTGACCCTTACCTTTGGAACCCAAAAAGCAGAGGCCCGGCCAATAAAACTCGGGGTTGCCGGTGCCCATTCAGGTGACCTTGCATCCTATGGACTCCCGTCAGTGAATGCCGCCAAGCTGGTGGTCGAAAAAATCAATGCCAACGGCGGTATTTTAGGCCGCCAGGTGGAACTTTTCATTGAAGACGATGCGTGTAAACCCGAAATAGCCGGTAACACGGCTATGAAGCTGGTTTCAGAAGGTGTAGACGTTGTGATGGGCCATATCTGCTCCGGGGCAACCAAGGCGGCCCTGGGCATTTACAAAGACGCCAAAATCGTTACCATGTCTCCGTCCGCCACAAATCCGGATCTGACGTTGTCCGGAGAGTATCCTAATTTTTTCAGAACCATCCCCCATGATGCCAAACAGGCCCAGCTCCAGGTCCAATTCGCCACCCAAACCCTTAAGGTTAAAAATGTCGTCATCCTCCACGATAAAGGAGATTACGGCAAAGGCCAGGCCGAACTTGCCCAAAAATACTTTAAGGAAGCCGGTGTAAACATTCTGCTGTTTGAAGGGGTCACCCCGGGTGCCGTGGACTATTCTGCCATTGTCACCAAAGTGGAAAAAGCCAAACCCGACCTGGTTGTCTGGGGCGGTTACCATCCTGAAGCCTCCAAAATTGTTACCCTAATGAGAAAACAAAGAATGGACACCCTGTTCATGGGTGCTGACGGTGTCAAGGATGATACCTTTATCAAGGTTGCCGGTAAGTATGCTGAAGGGGTGTATGCCACAGGTCCCATGGATATTTCGGGCAATCCCATGGCAAAGACGGCAAAAGAAGAACACCAGAAAGAATTCGGTTCTGATCCGGGCGCTTTTTTTGACGCGGCGTATGCAGCGACCCAGGCCCTGCTCAACGCCATTGAAAAAGCGGGATCTACGGACTACGACAAGGTGGTCCAGGCGCTGAGAACTGAATATGTTGAAACACCCTTGGGCAAAATCCGCTTTGACGAAAATGGTGATGCCACAGGTATCGGTTTTTCCGTATACAAAGTGGTCAATGGCCAGTTTGTTGAAGAAAAGTAA
- a CDS encoding DUF362 domain-containing protein — MKKETKNKTLDKKRYPMNKMDRRDFLKKTIGGGIAAGSTLAFSGVGKLWATPKGQAYDLVAVRGGEPDQMFDTAIASLGGIQKFVPRGSRVLVKPNIGWDVPPDRGGNTHPVLVGRIVEHCLSAGAKAVSVFDHTCDNWRRCYENSGIEAAVKAAGGKMVSADSEGYYKTVSVPRGERLKEAKVHEAFLDADVFINVPVLKHHSSSMVTIGMKNLMGVVWDRWYWHRNDLHQCIADFASFRKPDLTVVDAYNVMKRNGPRGVSVNDVVAMKAQVVSTDPIAADAAGAKLFGTNPADIRHIQIASDMNLGQMNLENLSINRIKI; from the coding sequence ATGAAAAAAGAGACAAAAAATAAAACCCTTGATAAGAAGAGGTACCCCATGAATAAAATGGATCGACGGGATTTTTTAAAAAAAACCATTGGTGGCGGCATCGCCGCAGGCTCCACCCTTGCCTTTTCCGGGGTGGGAAAACTTTGGGCCACCCCAAAGGGGCAAGCCTATGACCTGGTGGCTGTACGGGGCGGGGAGCCGGATCAAATGTTCGACACGGCCATTGCCTCTTTGGGCGGCATACAAAAATTTGTGCCCCGGGGCAGCCGGGTTCTGGTCAAGCCCAATATCGGCTGGGACGTGCCGCCTGACCGGGGCGGTAACACCCATCCGGTCCTTGTGGGTCGTATCGTTGAACACTGCCTGTCCGCGGGAGCCAAAGCCGTGTCCGTATTTGACCATACCTGCGATAACTGGCGGCGCTGTTATGAGAACAGCGGCATTGAGGCGGCGGTAAAGGCCGCCGGCGGTAAAATGGTTTCCGCAGACAGCGAAGGCTACTATAAAACTGTTTCCGTGCCCCGGGGAGAGCGGCTAAAGGAAGCCAAAGTCCATGAGGCGTTCCTGGATGCGGATGTCTTTATCAATGTTCCGGTGCTCAAGCACCACAGTTCGTCCATGGTCACCATCGGCATGAAAAATCTCATGGGCGTCGTGTGGGACCGCTGGTACTGGCACCGCAACGACCTTCACCAGTGCATTGCCGATTTTGCCTCCTTTCGTAAACCCGATCTAACGGTGGTGGATGCCTACAATGTAATGAAGCGAAATGGGCCCAGGGGGGTGTCCGTCAATGATGTGGTTGCCATGAAGGCCCAGGTTGTTTCAACTGATCCGATAGCGGCCGATGCGGCCGGGGCCAAGCTGTTCGGCACAAATCCTGCCGATATCCGCCATATTCAGATCGCATCTGATATGAATCTTGGGCAGATGAACCTTGAAAACCTGTCCATCAACCGGATCAAGATTTAA
- a CDS encoding ABC transporter ATP-binding protein, which translates to MLKIKHVDTYYGKIQALKNISMDVQAGEIITLIGANGAGKSTTLMTLCGVVPAASGTIEFQGQDITGMPADRIAALGISQVPEGRRIFPYLTVMENLDMGTFLRKDKRQIKKDLENVFEFFPILADRRNQQGGTLSGGEQQMLAISRAIMTKPKLLLLDEPSLGLAPIITKRIFNIIKKINQEYKTTIFLVEQNANLALKVADRGYVMETGTITMTDSGDKLLANEAVKKAYLGM; encoded by the coding sequence ATGCTTAAGATCAAACATGTAGATACCTATTACGGGAAAATCCAGGCCCTGAAAAATATCAGCATGGATGTCCAGGCGGGTGAGATCATCACCCTGATCGGGGCCAATGGTGCCGGAAAATCCACCACCCTGATGACCCTGTGCGGGGTAGTGCCAGCCGCAAGCGGCACCATTGAATTCCAGGGTCAGGATATCACCGGCATGCCGGCTGACCGGATTGCGGCCTTGGGCATCAGCCAGGTGCCCGAAGGACGCCGAATTTTTCCCTATCTGACGGTCATGGAAAACCTGGATATGGGGACCTTTCTTAGGAAAGATAAGCGTCAAATTAAAAAAGATTTGGAAAATGTTTTTGAGTTCTTCCCCATTCTGGCGGACCGGAGAAATCAGCAGGGCGGCACCCTAAGCGGCGGCGAACAGCAAATGCTTGCCATCTCCCGGGCCATCATGACCAAGCCAAAACTGCTGCTGCTTGATGAACCCTCCCTTGGGCTTGCCCCCATCATCACCAAACGGATTTTCAATATTATAAAAAAAATCAATCAGGAATATAAAACCACCATATTTTTAGTGGAACAAAACGCCAACCTGGCCCTGAAGGTGGCGGACCGGGGATATGTTATGGAGACAGGCACCATCACCATGACCGACTCAGGAGACAAACTTCTGGCCAACGAAGCGGTCAAAAAAGCATATCTTGGCATGTAG
- a CDS encoding VOC family protein, with translation MKFTMDHFNINVLNLEKSMVFYEKALGLKELNRKTAADGSYIIVYLTDNQSGNKLELTWLKDRKTPYDLGDEEFHIAFKTDDFDAAHALHEKMGCICYENKDMGIYFINDPDGYWLEVVPAR, from the coding sequence ATGAAATTTACAATGGATCATTTTAATATCAACGTATTAAACCTGGAAAAGAGTATGGTCTTTTATGAAAAAGCGCTGGGGCTCAAAGAGCTGAACAGAAAAACAGCCGCCGATGGTTCCTATATCATCGTGTATTTGACGGATAATCAGTCCGGCAATAAACTGGAACTGACCTGGCTAAAAGACCGAAAAACGCCTTACGATCTTGGCGACGAAGAGTTTCACATCGCATTTAAAACAGATGATTTTGACGCCGCCCACGCCCTGCATGAAAAAATGGGGTGTATCTGTTATGAAAATAAGGATATGGGCATCTATTTCATCAATGATCCAGACGGGTACTGGCTTGAGGTGGTGCCGGCAAGATGA
- a CDS encoding branched-chain amino acid ABC transporter permease LivH (LivHMGF is the membrane component of the LIV-I/LS branched-chain amino acid transporter) has protein sequence MDYEFFLKLFLGGLTRGSIYALIALGYTMVYGIIELINFAHGEIYMIGAFTALIISTVLTMSGFPALAVSLIAAAAAVFYACCYGYTMEKIAYKPLRKAPRLSALISAIGMSLFLQNYVLLAQTSDFLPFPSLIPDFEFWEPYAHIMSAPELAIIVTTVIVMIALTVLIKFTPIGKAMRATSQDKTMAMLLGVNVNRVISVTFIIGSGTAAIGGMLIASHIGQINFYMGFIAGIKAFVAAVLGGIGSIPGAVLGSLVLGWTESFFTGYISSDYEDVFAFLFLVLILIFRPSGILGRAETKKV, from the coding sequence ATGGATTATGAATTTTTTTTAAAACTGTTCCTGGGCGGATTGACCCGGGGCAGTATCTATGCCTTGATTGCCCTGGGCTACACCATGGTCTACGGCATCATTGAGCTGATTAACTTTGCCCATGGTGAAATATATATGATCGGTGCCTTTACCGCGCTGATCATCTCCACAGTTTTGACCATGTCAGGCTTTCCGGCTCTGGCCGTCTCGCTGATTGCTGCAGCGGCAGCTGTGTTTTATGCCTGCTGCTACGGATATACCATGGAAAAAATTGCCTACAAGCCCCTGCGCAAGGCGCCGCGCCTGTCCGCACTGATCAGTGCCATCGGTATGTCATTATTTTTGCAAAATTATGTACTGCTTGCCCAGACTTCGGATTTTCTGCCCTTTCCCAGCCTGATTCCCGATTTTGAATTCTGGGAACCCTATGCCCACATCATGTCCGCCCCTGAACTTGCCATTATCGTCACCACGGTGATTGTCATGATCGCATTGACCGTTCTGATCAAGTTCACCCCCATCGGCAAAGCCATGCGGGCCACCTCCCAGGATAAGACCATGGCCATGCTGCTCGGGGTCAATGTCAACCGGGTCATCTCCGTAACCTTTATCATCGGATCCGGTACAGCGGCCATCGGTGGCATGCTCATTGCGTCGCACATCGGTCAGATTAATTTTTACATGGGGTTCATTGCCGGCATCAAGGCCTTTGTGGCAGCCGTGTTAGGCGGTATCGGCAGTATTCCGGGCGCGGTGTTAGGGTCCCTTGTCCTGGGATGGACGGAGAGTTTTTTCACCGGTTACATCTCCAGTGATTATGAAGATGTATTTGCCTTTTTATTCCTGGTTCTGATCCTGATTTTCAGGCCATCCGGAATACTGGGCCGGGCGGAAACCAAAAAAGTCTAA
- a CDS encoding branched-chain amino acid ABC transporter permease — MNLLQELKHSTIAAVWFMFLTFPIMVIKVNTVTKTIEWRWWNMAFIGIAFFFLSALWRYLLKRKEKNTGKIAQDKKLSVVRKRLGEKRFFIPAMVLLIIATLAFPYTFSMYQTTIMISALIYVMLGLGLNIVIGLAGLLDLGYVAFFAVGAYAYALLNLHFGMTFWMVLPLGGLLGAVMGIILGYPVLRLRGDYLAIVTLGFGEIIRLVLENWNTFSKGPSGIANIPKPGLFGIDLTFQQNFIYLYYIMVALVIFTIFVINRLQNSRIGRAWIALKDDEIACQAMGIDKAGTKLRAFALGATWAGMAGVVFAAKTTFINPACFTIWESVIILCTVVLGGMGSIAGVICGALMLILLPEYLRAVSEYRMIVFGAVLVLMMVFKPGGLIENVRKTYHYKKHEHTTEQ; from the coding sequence ATGAATCTGTTACAAGAACTCAAACATTCCACCATTGCAGCGGTCTGGTTTATGTTCCTGACCTTTCCGATCATGGTGATCAAAGTCAATACTGTAACCAAAACCATTGAGTGGCGCTGGTGGAATATGGCCTTTATCGGCATTGCCTTTTTTTTCCTGTCCGCCCTGTGGCGCTACCTGCTCAAACGCAAAGAAAAAAATACAGGTAAAATCGCCCAGGACAAAAAACTGTCTGTCGTCAGAAAACGTCTGGGCGAAAAACGCTTCTTTATACCCGCAATGGTTTTGTTGATCATTGCCACCCTGGCGTTTCCCTACACCTTTTCCATGTACCAGACCACCATCATGATCTCAGCATTGATTTATGTGATGCTGGGGTTGGGACTGAACATCGTTATCGGACTGGCCGGCCTTCTGGATCTGGGATATGTGGCTTTTTTTGCAGTAGGTGCCTATGCCTATGCTCTTTTGAATCTGCATTTCGGCATGACCTTCTGGATGGTACTGCCCCTGGGAGGACTTCTGGGTGCCGTCATGGGGATCATCCTGGGATATCCCGTGCTTCGTCTAAGAGGCGACTATCTGGCCATTGTGACCTTAGGATTTGGAGAAATCATTCGTTTGGTCCTTGAAAACTGGAATACTTTTTCCAAGGGCCCCAGCGGCATTGCCAATATTCCCAAACCCGGCCTGTTCGGCATTGATCTGACATTCCAGCAGAACTTCATCTACCTCTATTATATCATGGTGGCCCTGGTTATTTTTACCATCTTTGTGATCAACCGGCTGCAGAACTCCCGGATCGGACGGGCCTGGATTGCCCTGAAAGATGATGAAATTGCCTGCCAGGCCATGGGCATTGACAAGGCCGGAACCAAACTGCGAGCCTTTGCCCTGGGCGCCACCTGGGCCGGCATGGCCGGCGTTGTGTTTGCCGCCAAAACCACATTCATCAATCCGGCCTGTTTCACGATCTGGGAATCGGTGATCATTTTATGTACGGTGGTACTGGGCGGCATGGGCTCCATTGCCGGTGTCATTTGCGGTGCGTTGATGCTAATCTTGCTGCCGGAATACCTTCGTGCCGTATCTGAATACCGGATGATTGTTTTCGGCGCCGTTCTGGTGCTGATGATGGTGTTTAAACCTGGCGGACTGATTGAAAACGTCAGAAAGACCTACCACTATAAAAAACACGAACACACCACAGAGCAATAG
- a CDS encoding glycerophosphodiester phosphodiesterase family protein, which produces MGYKKRIVAIMLSFFVSIAMTGIVGAGMDQNKKQKLCNAIGWYKKWYKSIDEGKVAHLGARPFYLVEDMEDSPLKKKLKRCTKMPVFFRSDFSIGHRGAALQFPEHTKESYEAAAAMGAGIIECDVTFTSDEKLVCRHSQCDLHTTTNILAIPELAAKCSTPFTPAVLDENGDVITPASARCCTSDITLEEFKMLKGKMDAYNPAATTVEEYMDATPAFRTDLYTQNGTLMTHAESIELFKKLGVKMTPELKSPSVDMPFNGDYSQQDYARQMIDEYKAANVPPDNVYAQSFDINDVLYWIENTPAYGKQAVYLDGRYGDAAFDYTDPDTWSPSMAEMVADGVKIIAPPMYMLLAVENGKIVPSTYALEAKKAGLEIITWTLERSGLLESVDARNEFYYSSVKELIDNDGDMYEVLDVLAKDVGIIGIFADWPATVTFYANCMSQELSSEDR; this is translated from the coding sequence ATGGGTTATAAGAAAAGAATTGTCGCAATCATGTTATCTTTTTTCGTTTCCATTGCAATGACGGGTATCGTCGGGGCCGGCATGGATCAAAACAAAAAGCAAAAACTGTGCAACGCAATAGGCTGGTATAAAAAATGGTACAAATCAATTGATGAAGGCAAGGTGGCTCATTTAGGTGCCCGGCCTTTCTACCTGGTTGAGGATATGGAAGACAGCCCTTTGAAAAAGAAATTAAAGCGGTGCACCAAGATGCCGGTTTTTTTCAGATCCGACTTCTCCATCGGGCACCGTGGTGCCGCACTTCAATTTCCGGAACATACCAAGGAATCCTATGAGGCCGCAGCCGCCATGGGCGCTGGTATCATAGAATGTGACGTTACCTTTACGTCGGATGAAAAGCTGGTCTGCCGCCATTCCCAGTGCGATCTGCATACCACCACCAACATCCTTGCCATTCCGGAACTTGCCGCCAAGTGCAGTACGCCTTTTACCCCGGCCGTACTGGACGAAAATGGCGACGTGATCACCCCGGCTTCCGCCCGGTGCTGTACCAGTGACATTACCTTGGAAGAGTTTAAAATGCTGAAAGGCAAAATGGATGCATATAACCCTGCTGCCACCACGGTGGAAGAATATATGGATGCTACACCTGCTTTCAGAACAGACCTTTACACCCAGAACGGTACGTTGATGACCCATGCGGAAAGCATTGAGCTGTTTAAAAAACTGGGTGTAAAAATGACTCCGGAACTTAAATCGCCCAGCGTCGATATGCCATTTAACGGCGATTACTCCCAGCAGGACTATGCCCGGCAGATGATTGATGAATACAAAGCGGCCAATGTTCCGCCAGACAATGTATATGCCCAGTCGTTTGATATTAACGATGTGCTTTACTGGATCGAAAACACCCCGGCATACGGCAAACAGGCGGTATATTTAGACGGCCGTTACGGGGATGCAGCGTTTGATTACACCGATCCCGACACCTGGTCTCCTTCCATGGCGGAAATGGTGGCTGACGGGGTTAAGATCATTGCTCCGCCAATGTATATGCTTCTGGCTGTGGAAAATGGTAAAATCGTACCCTCTACCTATGCCCTTGAAGCCAAAAAGGCAGGTCTGGAAATTATTACCTGGACACTGGAACGCTCCGGGCTGCTTGAGTCTGTGGATGCAAGAAACGAATTTTACTACAGCTCAGTTAAAGAGCTGATTGATAACGATGGAGACATGTACGAAGTTCTGGATGTTCTGGCAAAAGATGTCGGAATTATCGGGATCTTTGCAGACTGGCCGGCCACAGTTACTTTTTACGCCAACTGCATGAGCCAGGAACTGTCATCCGAGGATCGTTAG
- a CDS encoding 4Fe-4S dicluster domain-containing protein has product MNLGLLKPLRVCIAAAFFLLTAFLFLDIWATGVKALSDTVLFLQFVPSVVKFIDHPAVGAAGFVAVLISALMVGRVYCSVVCPLGIFQDLLSRGLSGSAKTRGKIKRPYRYQYRAPHSALRYSVLIATLLFFFGGSGLLLNLLDPFSSFGRIVSNLLRPLVVLLNNFGVPPAETLGVQVLYRVPWPVYVPVSVGIALVALGTVGWMSARHGRLYCNTLCPVGTLLGLVSKFSLVKIGIDAGACRACGRCAQRCKAGCIDVKTKSVDVDRCVACFNCLSVCPDQAMVFGPGFQLNTQSDRQVQHEKDYIRDRRTFVLGLAAGGLGMAARRVNAAPETLPIQARPTTISENRTSPLSPPGSVSIARYTAVCTACHLCVSACPSRVLAPSVFAFGLSGMMQPQMDFTAGHCNYDCTVCSNICPSGAILPLTVEKKQQTQVGTAKFIKENCVVYTDNTNCGACSEHCPTKAVYMVPYLNAVGRKLVIPKVDETICVGCGGCEHACPTKPFKAIYVDGNSIHKIVQKPKEKTLEMDTGEDFPF; this is encoded by the coding sequence ATGAATCTTGGTCTTCTCAAACCCCTGCGGGTCTGCATTGCTGCGGCTTTTTTTCTGCTGACGGCATTTCTCTTTCTGGATATATGGGCGACCGGGGTAAAAGCACTTTCAGACACAGTGCTGTTTTTGCAGTTTGTGCCTTCTGTTGTTAAATTTATAGACCACCCGGCAGTCGGGGCTGCCGGGTTTGTTGCTGTTCTCATTTCAGCTCTGATGGTCGGCCGTGTCTATTGTTCCGTCGTTTGCCCTTTGGGCATATTCCAGGATCTGCTCTCCCGGGGGCTTTCGGGAAGCGCAAAGACCCGGGGCAAAATAAAGCGGCCATACCGATACCAATATCGTGCACCCCACAGTGCCCTGAGGTATTCGGTGTTGATTGCTACTCTTTTGTTCTTTTTTGGGGGCAGCGGTCTGCTGCTCAACCTGCTTGATCCTTTCAGCAGTTTCGGCAGAATCGTCTCCAATCTGCTTAGACCGCTTGTGGTTTTACTGAATAATTTTGGGGTGCCTCCGGCAGAGACTTTGGGTGTTCAGGTCCTTTACCGTGTTCCGTGGCCGGTCTATGTCCCGGTTTCTGTGGGCATTGCCTTGGTTGCCCTGGGAACGGTGGGTTGGATGAGCGCCCGGCATGGCCGTCTTTACTGCAACACGCTGTGCCCTGTTGGCACCCTGCTGGGGCTGGTTTCAAAATTTTCGCTGGTGAAAATCGGTATTGATGCCGGTGCGTGTAGGGCTTGCGGCAGGTGTGCCCAACGCTGCAAGGCCGGATGCATTGATGTGAAAACAAAAAGCGTGGATGTTGATCGCTGTGTTGCCTGCTTTAACTGTCTTTCCGTCTGCCCGGACCAGGCCATGGTGTTTGGGCCTGGATTTCAACTTAACACGCAATCGGATCGGCAGGTTCAGCATGAAAAAGACTACATTCGGGACCGCAGAACTTTCGTTCTTGGTCTGGCTGCCGGGGGGCTTGGCATGGCTGCAAGGCGTGTCAATGCTGCTCCCGAAACCCTTCCGATACAGGCCAGACCCACCACCATTTCCGAAAACCGAACCAGTCCGCTCTCACCGCCCGGTTCGGTCAGTATTGCCAGGTATACCGCCGTCTGCACCGCCTGCCATCTATGCGTTTCTGCCTGCCCCTCCCGGGTCCTTGCGCCGTCGGTCTTTGCATTCGGCCTGTCCGGGATGATGCAGCCCCAAATGGATTTCACCGCGGGCCACTGCAACTATGACTGCACCGTCTGTTCAAACATTTGCCCCAGCGGGGCCATTCTGCCTTTGACTGTGGAAAAAAAGCAGCAAACCCAGGTGGGAACAGCAAAATTCATCAAAGAAAACTGTGTGGTCTATACGGATAATACCAATTGCGGGGCATGCTCCGAACACTGTCCCACAAAGGCGGTATACATGGTTCCCTATCTGAATGCGGTAGGCCGCAAGCTGGTCATCCCCAAGGTAGACGAAACCATCTGCGTGGGCTGTGGCGGATGCGAGCATGCCTGCCCCACAAAACCCTTCAAAGCCATCTATGTGGATGGCAATTCAATCCACAAAATTGTCCAAAAACCAAAGGAAAAAACGTTGGAGATGGATACCGGCGAAGACTTCCCTTTTTAA
- a CDS encoding M20/M25/M40 family metallo-hydrolase: protein MIDEERLGQRFSELVQIDSESGSEALIAKVLEKELIDLGATVTFDDAGAKVNGDCGNLVAVFKGSADVAPVMLSGHMDTVVPGKGVKVIFEDGVFRSDGTTILGSDDKSALAIILEVMQVIKENNLPCPPVEVVLTVGEEQGLLGAKHLDCSCLKSKFGYILDAVATDGIVNRAPTANKISAKIYGRAAHAGGSPENGVSAIYAASCAVAKLELGRLDEETTCNLGVIFGGAATNIVPEYVEIHGEARSHDPAKLETVTQNIVSTFEATMAELQAQGDTVPRVEMSVENDFPHTRIPEDHMVIKLAQKAAANLGRDMPCKTSGGAADANIFFGKGIAAGVIGTGMTDVHTLKESIALDDMVGCAQLVLEILKLHAAGKAAV, encoded by the coding sequence ATGATTGATGAAGAACGCCTGGGGCAGCGGTTTTCGGAACTTGTCCAGATTGATTCCGAATCCGGTAGCGAGGCTTTGATTGCCAAGGTTCTTGAAAAGGAACTCATTGACCTCGGGGCAACGGTCACGTTCGACGATGCCGGTGCCAAGGTCAATGGAGACTGCGGCAACCTTGTGGCCGTATTTAAAGGTAGTGCGGATGTTGCGCCGGTAATGCTCTCCGGACATATGGACACTGTGGTGCCCGGCAAAGGGGTGAAGGTCATATTTGAGGATGGTGTGTTCAGAAGTGACGGCACCACCATCCTGGGCTCCGACGACAAGTCCGCCCTTGCCATTATCCTTGAGGTGATGCAGGTGATCAAAGAGAATAACCTGCCGTGCCCCCCTGTTGAGGTGGTCCTGACCGTCGGTGAAGAGCAGGGACTTTTGGGGGCCAAACACCTTGATTGCTCATGCCTCAAATCTAAATTCGGATATATCCTGGACGCCGTGGCCACCGACGGCATAGTGAACCGGGCACCGACGGCCAATAAAATCAGTGCAAAAATTTACGGCCGGGCGGCCCATGCCGGCGGTTCGCCGGAAAACGGAGTCTCTGCCATTTATGCGGCGTCCTGTGCCGTTGCCAAGCTTGAACTGGGCCGCCTTGATGAAGAAACCACTTGTAACTTGGGCGTTATTTTCGGCGGGGCCGCCACCAATATTGTACCTGAATATGTGGAAATTCACGGCGAAGCCCGGTCCCATGATCCGGCAAAGCTTGAAACGGTTACACAGAACATTGTTTCCACCTTTGAAGCAACCATGGCCGAACTTCAGGCCCAGGGAGACACGGTTCCACGGGTGGAAATGAGCGTGGAAAATGATTTTCCCCATACCCGTATCCCCGAAGATCATATGGTGATCAAACTTGCACAGAAGGCTGCGGCAAATCTGGGCCGGGACATGCCCTGTAAAACCAGCGGCGGTGCGGCGGATGCCAATATTTTTTTTGGCAAAGGCATTGCCGCAGGCGTTATCGGCACAGGTATGACGGATGTGCATACCCTTAAAGAGTCCATTGCACTTGATGATATGGTTGGGTGTGCCCAACTGGTTCTTGAAATTCTTAAACTCCATGCAGCAGGAAAGGCGGCGGTATGA
- a CDS encoding ABC transporter ATP-binding protein, whose product MNKPILEVKNMTMDFGGLRAINSLDLTINQGEIAALIGPNGAGKTTFFNCITGIYTPTQGDIFIRPNADDSTKERINGLKPNLVTRKGLARTFQNIRLFASMTVLENVMIGCYPVTKAGILGAIFRGPSTRAEEQFIVDKSYEILKKIGLEAYVDELALNLPYGAQRRLEIARAMATDPFLLLLDEPAAGMNPKETEALNELILKLRDEEKISILLIEHDMKLVMTLSENIFVVDYGKKIGEGTPDRVLNNPAVIKAYLGEEINA is encoded by the coding sequence ATGAACAAACCAATTCTGGAAGTTAAAAATATGACCATGGATTTCGGTGGGTTACGGGCCATCAACAGCCTGGACCTGACCATCAACCAGGGGGAAATTGCCGCACTGATCGGCCCCAACGGCGCTGGAAAAACAACCTTTTTCAACTGTATCACAGGGATTTACACCCCCACCCAGGGAGATATTTTTATCCGGCCCAACGCAGATGATTCCACCAAGGAACGCATCAACGGGCTCAAACCCAACCTGGTGACCCGCAAGGGCCTGGCCCGGACCTTTCAAAATATCCGGTTGTTTGCCTCAATGACGGTGCTGGAAAATGTCATGATCGGATGTTATCCCGTTACAAAGGCCGGTATTCTTGGCGCCATTTTCAGGGGGCCTTCCACCCGGGCCGAAGAGCAGTTTATCGTGGATAAAAGCTACGAAATATTAAAAAAAATCGGCCTTGAAGCCTATGTGGATGAATTGGCGCTGAACCTGCCTTACGGTGCCCAGCGTCGTCTGGAAATTGCCAGGGCCATGGCCACAGATCCGTTCCTGCTTCTTTTGGACGAACCTGCCGCCGGCATGAACCCCAAAGAGACCGAGGCCCTGAACGAATTGATTTTAAAGTTAAGGGACGAAGAAAAAATCTCCATCCTTTTGATCGAACACGACATGAAACTGGTCATGACCCTGTCGGAAAACATTTTTGTGGTGGATTACGGGAAAAAAATCGGTGAAGGCACCCCGGACCGGGTCCTGAATAATCCGGCGGTTATCAAGGCCTACCTGGGAGAAGAGATAAATGCTTAA